The Enterobacter asburiae sequence GTGGCAGATTTAACAACCACCGGCACATTTGACGGCATAAGCCAGCTTGCTGCGCCGCTCTGGGGAAAACTGTTTACCGCCTGGCTCAACCTGCCGAAAGCGCAGCAGGAGGTGGTAGAACAAGAGAAAAATGCCATCCGGCTCTTATTAGATCCCAGCGCCATCGATCGAGAGGGACTTGAGCGGCTGGTCGTGGCGCTTTCCCGTCTGGATGACAGTTTTCGACAACTTGCGCAGGCGCACGGGCAGGGTTACGACTCGCTTTTTTATCGCAGCCTTCTGAAAGGATATGGCGGCGATCGGGATGCGCTTGCCGCACGGTTTAGCACCGACTGCGTCACGATGCTTATCGGCGGCAGTGAAACCAGCGAAGCGTTAACCGGAAACCTGGTGTATATGCTGGCACAGCATCCTGAACTACAGGAACGGGTCAGAAATAACACTCTCCGGATGAAAGAGATCGTCAGTGAAACCATGCGCTTTGAGTCTCCGCTGCAGATGGGCAGACGAAGGGTTGCAGCTCCCGTGCAGTTTCTGGGGCGCGAACTTAAAGCCGGGGATAACATCTTATTATGCCTCGGCTCTGCGAATCGGGATGAAAGCGTCTTTGAAGAGGCGTGGCGCTTTATTCCCGGCCGCAAGAACGCGCAGCGACAGCTGGGATTTGGCGCCGGTGTACACCAGTGTATTGGGCAACTGCTGGCGCAGTGTCAGGCTGAAACGTTGGCGATGGCCTTAAGCGAACGCGGGACGATCTCTCTTGTGGGAGACGCGAAATGGTCGAATCGAAGCCTGATTCTCCGTACGCTGGAGACGCTGCCTGTTAAAATTATCTAAGCGATAATGAGGGTAATGACAGGATGAGGATCCTATTCCCTCGTGATTCACAATAAAATTAACGACACCGAGAACTAGAAATAATGTCATAGCAGCCGCTCCCAACGCAGAGTGGCTGTCCTTCAGCAAGCATTAACTTTCCCGACGAGTTCATCGATCTTCATAGGCTTACCGAAATAGTAACCCTGCAAAAAATCGCTGTCCTTTAAGCGCAGATAGTCAGCCTGAGCCTTTGTTTCTACGCCCTCGGCAATAATCCTCAGGTGCATTTTTTTCGCCAATTCGATAAGACTGTCCACCAGTCGGGTATCGCCATTTTCACTAATCTGGCTGACAAACAGTTTGTCTATCTTGATGAATTCGGGGTCTAGCGCGTGAATGTAAGAGATGTTGGAACAGCCGGTCCCAAAGTCATCCAGCGCCAGGGAGATATTGGCTTGTCGGAGCGTTGCAAACCATTCGCTTAACTGAGGAGTGAAATGCAGCGGATCGCGTTCCGTAATTTCGATAACCAGCTGGACCTGACTCGACGCGAGTTTTTGCAAAAGCTCAAGCGTATCCGTCTCGAAGCGCGGATCGAGGCAGTTGCGGGCGCTCAGATTAAGGTTGATATAAAGCCGGTCAGGGAAAAGGTGAATTCGATGCTGAAGATCGGCAATGACCTGCTGAATCAGATGATGCGTTAGCGGGGCGATAAGCCGGTGTTTCTCTGCCAGCGGGATAAATGTATCTGGAGACACGGGACCGTACAGAGGATGATTCCAGCGAGCGAGTACCTCGATATCCACCCCATTGCGTACGTCATTAATGATGTTTTTCAGGTTTGCATTCATGGTCGCAACGGCCTGCATCAGCAGACCCGGCTCATCACGACGTGTGCTGGTCAGTGTGCTGGTGAGGTCGCCCTGGGCGATTTGCTCTGCAACACGCAGGGTCTCATTAAGCGGACGGGTGATGGACAGGGTGATGCCCATCGCTAAGAGGACACCAAGCGCAAGACCGATGGCAGCAACGATGCCCATCTGTATCTGAACGCTATCAACCGTATCAGACACTTTTTTCTGCTGCAGGCTAAATAATGTCTGGATGGCCTGCGTCAGCGTTATCGCTTTACCGGTTAAGGTATCGGAGAGCGTCGACTGTTGATTCCAGACGTTTTGGTAATTTATTAACTCTGCCGCGACGTTTTGCATGTCTTCCAGGCCTGACTGCAGCCAGACCTTTTGTTCCTCGGTAGCAACCGAAAGCAGTTGTTCGGTGTCCGATTTTGCGATGTCCAGACGCGCGCGGATCCCTTTCATTAACGCATCCGTAGGATGCTGTTTATAGAGGGTAACCTGAGAATCAATGTCGCTCATGACAAACGCAATCTGAGCGGCCACAAGGGCGTGCGAAGCGTCCAGCGAGCCATTGCGGCTGAGCGTGGAAGCCAGGCCGGAGTTATCGCACAGTCCCTGAGTGCTCAGTTTCTGTTCGCTGATTTTCTTCTCAGAAAGGGATTTTGTGAAAGGCAGCAGGGTGGCGACGTCGCTGTTCACCGCATTTGCCGTATCGTCCAGCGCTTTTTTTCCTTCCGGGGACCAGGACAGTTTTTCCATACTGGCGACAATGCTCTGCATGCGCTGGGAGGCGGCGTTGGTCTGATCAAGGTACTTCTGGTCGAGCGTGTACTGAAAATTCGTCCGCCCTAAGCGAACCTGCGTCAGGGCGTTAAACAGGTCGGTGGTATGGCCGTTCTTTTCGACTTTATCCTGAATGTTGCTGAGACCCAGCAAACCTGAAATCAGAATAATAATCGTCACGAGCAGCACGAGAGAAAAACCAAAGAATAACTTCTTACGAACTTTCAAGTTGGCAAAATGGTTGATTATGCTCATATATAAAATTCCAGTGTTGGTATAAACCAAACAACAGTGCTAATAAATCATTAACGAAAAAAATGCTGTGGCAGAGAGATGATAAAAAAAAGCCCCTCACACGTGAGTGCTCAGGGCAAGAACCTGAGTTGACATCACTCACTCAGGCTATCTGTCTTCTCCTCTTTTTTAACAGAATGAGCCGGGAGTTCGCTCATTCTGTAATAAACGGGGATTACATCTGAATAATTAATGATGTAACCACACCCTTTAATATTGCGAATAAAGTTTCCTGGTAACCCTAGCATACTCAGTTTGTTGTTGAGATTGCGCAGAACCTGCCACAGTCGTTGTGTGGAGGGGCTCAGATTATGCGCCTCCCAAATTTCTTCAAAGAGCTCTTCTTTAGGGATGGGCTGGGCTCTGCCATTCATCAACAAATAAAGGAAAAGCCTGAGCATCGTTTCATTAAAATAAATAGAGGCAAATGCAATACTTTTATCACTCTGGATGCCAGTAAGGCGGTAGAGTCTGCGGTTAGAAATATCAAAATGAATGTCATCACCGATCATAAACCCATATAGACGATAACCCATATCTAATACCCATATTAAATGAAGACGAACTTGCATCACTACATATAAGCGCTGAGATAATCCATACCGTTTATAGGGTGGATTATATGGCTGCAATAAATGCTTTCCAATACACATCCCTGTGCGCTATGAGAAACCGGTTGTACCTCACCCTGGCATGGAGTTTTTGTCGATATAAGTTGTATTTTTGAGATAAAATGTCACATTCTTTTCATTTTTCTTTTGTTTGTTCTGAGAATCGATATGCAATCGACCGCTCAACATAAAAATGCAAATTTTGAAAAAGATTCAGCATTTCTTTCTGTGGACACTACCAGGTAATGAGAAGCCTGATAGCGCCCTTTCGATACCGCATAGGTTACGATTCCTCTGCAGCAAAGAGGAGTGAAGATAAATGATTTATACTGATTAAGTTGATCCTTGAGCTGAGCGGAAGGTGAGAGGGAATGGGGAGTGAAAACCAATAATTCGTTGATAATAAATAACTAATTCCTGAATCAGAAAACGGATACGGATGTGAAAGTATAATAATGATGAATGTACAAAATCCCTGCGCGTTAACGGCCGGTGCGTCATGAAGCCCGTCTTTCTGATAAACGGCACCGTGCTTTTTGAGCCTGAGCTGCGTCGAC is a genomic window containing:
- a CDS encoding winged helix-turn-helix domain-containing protein → MGYRLYGFMIGDDIHFDISNRRLYRLTGIQSDKSIAFASIYFNETMLRLFLYLLMNGRAQPIPKEELFEEIWEAHNLSPSTQRLWQVLRNLNNKLSMLGLPGNFIRNIKGCGYIINYSDVIPVYYRMSELPAHSVKKEEKTDSLSE
- a CDS encoding cytochrome P450 produces the protein MAYVDKALRFNPASPVFQENLHNVYQHMRHHQPVARIGKTWVLTRYQDVYQALKERAFVSSGIPEDVHTEMEKQCFNLSPPLRDLLYGIVLFEDGNVHRAHRQALQALFTGESWAALTRLVSEESHSVVADLTTTGTFDGISQLAAPLWGKLFTAWLNLPKAQQEVVEQEKNAIRLLLDPSAIDREGLERLVVALSRLDDSFRQLAQAHGQGYDSLFYRSLLKGYGGDRDALAARFSTDCVTMLIGGSETSEALTGNLVYMLAQHPELQERVRNNTLRMKEIVSETMRFESPLQMGRRRVAAPVQFLGRELKAGDNILLCLGSANRDESVFEEAWRFIPGRKNAQRQLGFGAGVHQCIGQLLAQCQAETLAMALSERGTISLVGDAKWSNRSLILRTLETLPVKII
- a CDS encoding EAL domain-containing protein, with the translated sequence MSIINHFANLKVRKKLFFGFSLVLLVTIIILISGLLGLSNIQDKVEKNGHTTDLFNALTQVRLGRTNFQYTLDQKYLDQTNAASQRMQSIVASMEKLSWSPEGKKALDDTANAVNSDVATLLPFTKSLSEKKISEQKLSTQGLCDNSGLASTLSRNGSLDASHALVAAQIAFVMSDIDSQVTLYKQHPTDALMKGIRARLDIAKSDTEQLLSVATEEQKVWLQSGLEDMQNVAAELINYQNVWNQQSTLSDTLTGKAITLTQAIQTLFSLQQKKVSDTVDSVQIQMGIVAAIGLALGVLLAMGITLSITRPLNETLRVAEQIAQGDLTSTLTSTRRDEPGLLMQAVATMNANLKNIINDVRNGVDIEVLARWNHPLYGPVSPDTFIPLAEKHRLIAPLTHHLIQQVIADLQHRIHLFPDRLYINLNLSARNCLDPRFETDTLELLQKLASSQVQLVIEITERDPLHFTPQLSEWFATLRQANISLALDDFGTGCSNISYIHALDPEFIKIDKLFVSQISENGDTRLVDSLIELAKKMHLRIIAEGVETKAQADYLRLKDSDFLQGYYFGKPMKIDELVGKVNAC